The following coding sequences are from one Melanotaenia boesemani isolate fMelBoe1 chromosome 17, fMelBoe1.pri, whole genome shotgun sequence window:
- the LOC121628042 gene encoding forkhead box protein H1-like — translation MQRETGKFEAQLPPCDSSSSAKRDVFKKATTYLAKIAVVLQSAPDKMLTFPQLMDELSLVISEDRVCVENNIRVCLSSHKCFLKIPVAKGSLNSKRNYWKLDYSQITTKMVRRHFSEILHLFPELSLKVATENQRRPSEKHTTRKPEPDACRAVKHEAKFNSSFSIESLLKRDSPSAGGSRACPLSSVQVRAEQQPQPAHRQAGIKRSFNWDPCESLLHTSAGSSPFCPAGGSTHYGPITTGAARLTRIPVHTEPLFPVYTRASAAPYFTSPHSSYITYSVPAFTHNGLFFSM, via the exons ATGCAGAGAGAAACAGGAAAGTTTGAAGCTCAGCTGCCTCCCTGTGATTCATCCAGCAGTGCTAAGAGAGACGTTTTCAAGAAGGCCACCACCTACCTGGCAAAGATTGCTGTTGTCCTCCAGAGTGCTCCAGACAAGATGCTCACCTTCCCTCAG TTGATGGACGAGCTGTCCCTGGTCATCTctgaggacagagtatgtgttGAGAACAACATCAGGGTTTGTTTGTCAAGTCACAAATGTTTTCTTAAG atTCCAGTCGCAAAAGGGTCACTGAATAGTAAGAGGAACTACTGGAAACTGGACTACAGTCAGATCACAACAAAGATGGTGCGCCGTCACTTTAGTGAAATCCTGCATCTGTTCCCTGAGTTGAGCCTCAAAGTGGCAACAGAGAACCAGAGAAGACCATCGGAGAAGCACACAACTCGGAAACCTGAACCAGATGCCTGCAGAGCAGTCAAACATGAAGCAAAGTTCAACAGTTCTTTCTCCATCGAATCCCTCCTGAAGAGAGACAGTCCCTCTGCTGGAGGCTCCAGAGCTTGTCCTCTGTCCAGTGTGCAGGTCAGAGCGGAGCAACAGCCTCAGCCTGCACACAGACAAGCTGGGATAAAGAGGAGCTTCAACTGGGACCCCTGTGAGTCTCTCCTACACACTTCAGCTGGCAGTTCCCCTTTCTgcccagcagggggcagcacaCACTATGGCCCCATCACTACAGGAGCTGCTCGGCTCACCAGGATACCTGTGCACACTGAGCCCTTATTCCCAGTCTACACCAGAGCCAGTGCTGCTCCATATTTCACCAGCCCACACAGTAGTTACATCACATACTCTGTACCAGCATTTACCCAtaatggtttatttttcagcatgTAA
- the si:rp71-45k5.2 gene encoding LOW QUALITY PROTEIN: forkhead box protein H1 (The sequence of the model RefSeq protein was modified relative to this genomic sequence to represent the inferred CDS: inserted 4 bases in 2 codons) — translation MRRETEKFGIQLPPFDPSSSAQREVFMKATTYLAKIAVVLQNAPDKMLTFTQIMVKVVLLISKDXKSVENNIRXCLSTHKCFIKIPVVPGSNLSKRNYWKLDYSQITTKMVRRHFREILHLFPELSLKVATENQSRPVEKHTTLNPEPDACRAVKHEAKFNSPFSIESLLKRDSPSAGGSRACPLSSVQVRAEQQPQPAHRQAGIKRSFNWDPCESLLHTSAGSSPFCPAGGSTHYGPITTGAARLTRKIPVHTEPLFPVYTRAAPYFTSPHCSYITYSVPAFTHNALRF, via the exons ATGCGGAGAGAGACTGAGAAGTTTGGAATTCAGCTGCCTCCCTTTGATCCGTCCAGCAGTGCTCAAAGAGAAGTTTTCATGAAGGCCACCACCTACCTGGCCAAGATTGCTGTTGTCCTCCAGAATGCTCCAGACAAAATGCTCACCTTCACTCAG ATAATGGTTAAAGTGGTACTACTAATCTCCAAAGA AAAGTCTGTTGAGAACAACATCAG ATGTTTGTCTACACACAAGTGTTTTATCAAG attCCAGTCGTCCCAGGTTCAAATTTAAGTAAGAGGAACTACTGGAAACTGGACTATAGTCAGATCACAACAAAGATGGTGCGTCGTCACTTCAGGGAAATCCTGCATCTGTTCCCTGAGTTGAGCCTCAAAGTGGCAACAGAGAACCAGAGCAGACCAGTGGAGAAGCACACGACTCTGAACCCTGAACCAGATGCCTGCAGAGCAGTTAAACATGAAGCAAAGTTCAACAGTCCTTTCTCCATCGAATCCCTCCTGAAGAGAGACAGTCCCTCTGCTGGAGGCTCCAGAGCTTGTCCTCTGTCCAGTGTGCAGGTCAGAGCGGAGCAACAGCCTCAGCCTGCACACAGACAAGCTGGGATAAAGAGGAGCTTCAACTGGGACCCCTGTGAGTCTCTCCTACACACTTCAGCTGGCAGTTCCCCTTTCTgcccagcagggggcagcacaCACTATGGCCCCATCACTACAGGAGCTGCTCGGCTCACCAGGAAGATACCTGTGCACACTGAGCCCTTATTCCCAGTCTACACCAGAGCTGCTCCATATTTCACCAGCCCACACTGTAGTTACATCACATactctgtaccagcttttaccCATAATGCTCTTCGATTTTGA
- the ndrg1a gene encoding protein NDRG1a isoform X1, producing the protein MDDIQVVESKPLLVDRELPGLREAIQQLVVKEHDVETPFGRVRCTMKGAPKGDRPVILTFHDIGLNHKTCWDTLFNHEDMSEIMQHFAVCHVDAPGQHEGSNTFSTGYEYPSMDQVSETLPLVLKHFGLKSVIGMGIGAGAYILTRFALDNPNMVEGLVLININPCAEGWMDWAAHKISGWTHAMPDMIISHLFGKEEIHNNHALIGTYRHHILNDMNQFNLHLFVKSYESRRDLEIERPVPGSNVRSLKCPSLLVVGDSSPAVDAVVECNTRLDPTKTTLLKMADCGGMPQVDQPGKLTEAFKYFIQGMGYMPSASMTRLVRSRTASGSSVTSFDGNRSRSHTTEGNRSRSHTNEGPRSRSHTTDNQHGRSHTDGAVDGTGNNNVDQAVPKSTEVSC; encoded by the exons ATGGATGACATTCAAGTAGTCGAATCCAAACCCCTGCTGGTCGACAGGGAATTGCCG GGACTGAGAGAGGCCAtacagcagcttgttgtcaag GAGCATGATGTCGAGACTCCTTTTGGACGGGTTCGCTGCACAATGAAGGGGGCTCCCAAAGGGGACAGACCAGTCATCCTCACCTTCCATGACATTGGCCTGAACC ACAAGACTTGCTGGGACACGCTCTTTAACCATGaggacatgtcagaaatcatgCAGCACTTTGCCGTGTGTCATGTTGATGCCCCGGGGCAGCATGAAGGATCAAACACCTTTTCCACTGG ataCGAGTATCCTTCCATGGACCAGGTGTCTGAGACTCTCCCTCTGGTGCTGAAGCACTTTGG CCTGAAGAGTGTGATTGGAATGGGTATCGGAGCCGGGGCCTACATCCTGACCAGATTTGCT ttggACAACCCAAATATGGTTGAGGGCCTGGTGCTCATCAACATCAACCCATGTGCCGAGGGTTGGATGGACTGGGCTGCTCACAAG ATCAGTGGCTGGACCCATGCCATGCCTGACATGATCATCTCCCACCTCTTTGGAAAG GAGGAGATCCACAACAACCATGCTTTAATCGGTACATATCGTCACCACATCCTGAACGACATGAACCAGTTTAACCTGCATCTGTTTGTCAAGTCCTATGAAAG TCGGAGGGATCTGGAAATTGAGAGGCCGGTCCCTGGAAGCAACGTCAGATCCCTCAA GTGCCCTTCTCTGCTGGTGGTTGGTGACAGTTCTCCTGCTGTGGATGCTGTG GTTGAGTGCAACACCAGGCTGGACCCAACAAAGACCACCTTGCTCAAG ATGGCTGACTGTGGTGGCATGCCCCAGGTTGACCAG CCTGGCAAACTGACAGAAGCTTTCAAGTACTTCATTCAGGGCATGGGATACA tgcCTTCTGCCAGCATGACCCGCCTGGTCCGCTCCCGCACTGCCTCCGGTTCCAGCGTCACCTCCTTCGATGGCAACCGCTCACGTTCCCACACCACTGAGGGAAACCGCTCCCGCTCGCACACCAATGAGGGACCTCGCAGCCGCAGTCACACGACTGACAACCAGCACGGCCGTTCTCACACGGATGGTGCCGTGGACGGCACAGGCAACAACAACGTGGACCAGGCTGTGCCCAAgtccactgaagtgtcctgCTAA
- the ndrg1a gene encoding protein NDRG1a isoform X2, translating into MVLEDSDVEMIVAEIEVSEHDVETPFGRVRCTMKGAPKGDRPVILTFHDIGLNHKTCWDTLFNHEDMSEIMQHFAVCHVDAPGQHEGSNTFSTGYEYPSMDQVSETLPLVLKHFGLKSVIGMGIGAGAYILTRFALDNPNMVEGLVLININPCAEGWMDWAAHKISGWTHAMPDMIISHLFGKEEIHNNHALIGTYRHHILNDMNQFNLHLFVKSYESRRDLEIERPVPGSNVRSLKCPSLLVVGDSSPAVDAVVECNTRLDPTKTTLLKMADCGGMPQVDQPGKLTEAFKYFIQGMGYMPSASMTRLVRSRTASGSSVTSFDGNRSRSHTTEGNRSRSHTNEGPRSRSHTTDNQHGRSHTDGAVDGTGNNNVDQAVPKSTEVSC; encoded by the exons ATGGTTCTGGAGGATTCTGACGTGGAAATGATTGTTGCTGAGATTGAAGTCAGC GAGCATGATGTCGAGACTCCTTTTGGACGGGTTCGCTGCACAATGAAGGGGGCTCCCAAAGGGGACAGACCAGTCATCCTCACCTTCCATGACATTGGCCTGAACC ACAAGACTTGCTGGGACACGCTCTTTAACCATGaggacatgtcagaaatcatgCAGCACTTTGCCGTGTGTCATGTTGATGCCCCGGGGCAGCATGAAGGATCAAACACCTTTTCCACTGG ataCGAGTATCCTTCCATGGACCAGGTGTCTGAGACTCTCCCTCTGGTGCTGAAGCACTTTGG CCTGAAGAGTGTGATTGGAATGGGTATCGGAGCCGGGGCCTACATCCTGACCAGATTTGCT ttggACAACCCAAATATGGTTGAGGGCCTGGTGCTCATCAACATCAACCCATGTGCCGAGGGTTGGATGGACTGGGCTGCTCACAAG ATCAGTGGCTGGACCCATGCCATGCCTGACATGATCATCTCCCACCTCTTTGGAAAG GAGGAGATCCACAACAACCATGCTTTAATCGGTACATATCGTCACCACATCCTGAACGACATGAACCAGTTTAACCTGCATCTGTTTGTCAAGTCCTATGAAAG TCGGAGGGATCTGGAAATTGAGAGGCCGGTCCCTGGAAGCAACGTCAGATCCCTCAA GTGCCCTTCTCTGCTGGTGGTTGGTGACAGTTCTCCTGCTGTGGATGCTGTG GTTGAGTGCAACACCAGGCTGGACCCAACAAAGACCACCTTGCTCAAG ATGGCTGACTGTGGTGGCATGCCCCAGGTTGACCAG CCTGGCAAACTGACAGAAGCTTTCAAGTACTTCATTCAGGGCATGGGATACA tgcCTTCTGCCAGCATGACCCGCCTGGTCCGCTCCCGCACTGCCTCCGGTTCCAGCGTCACCTCCTTCGATGGCAACCGCTCACGTTCCCACACCACTGAGGGAAACCGCTCCCGCTCGCACACCAATGAGGGACCTCGCAGCCGCAGTCACACGACTGACAACCAGCACGGCCGTTCTCACACGGATGGTGCCGTGGACGGCACAGGCAACAACAACGTGGACCAGGCTGTGCCCAAgtccactgaagtgtcctgCTAA
- the ccn4a gene encoding cellular communication network factor 4a, with protein MCGSSLVMSWLLLWILTATGLQQAYSLNSTVMPPATAVTSLPADLYNHTRYCKWPCECPEVPPKCPLGVSLLMDGCDCCKACAQQVGEVCNEADTCDYHKGLYCDYSSDKPRYEKGLCAYMVGKGCEHDGVIYRNGQSFRPSCKYQCLCVNGAIGCVSLCTEFQPPRVWCQNPRRVKVRGQCCEQWICDEPKRGRKTAVRHAVEAFPAETRSWHKNCISQTTSWSPCSKTCGRGLSLRISNTNNQCELVKESRLCNLRPCEVDITEHIKPGKKCLNIYREDHPSNLTISGCISKKQYRPKYCGVCTDERCCIPYKSKTVDVEFECPNGSIFTWKMMWIQACFCNLSCKNPNDIFAELENYYGYPEVTD; from the exons ATGTGCGGTTCCTCACTAGTGATGAGCTGGCTCCTGTTGTGGATTCTGACAGCAACTGGGCTTCAACAG GCCTACTCCCTTAATTCCACAGTCATGCCACCGGCTACCGCTGTCACCTCCCTACCTGCAGACCTGTATAATCACACGCGGTACTGCAAATGGCCCTGTGAGTGTCCGGAGGTTCCCCCCAAGTGCCCACTGGGTGTGAGCCTCCTCATGGATGGCTGTGACTGCTGCAAGGCCTGTGCCCAGCAGGTGGGCGAGGTGTGCAATGAGGCTGACACGTGCGActaccacaagggactgtactgtGACTACAGCTCGGACAAGCCTAGGTACGAAAAAGGATTGTGTGCAT ATATGGTTGGAAAAGGCTGTGAGCATGATGGTGTCATCTACCGCAATGGTCAGAGCTTCAGGCCCAGCTGTAAATACCAGTGTCTGTGCGTGAACGGTGCCATCGGTTGTGTGTCACTGTGCACAGAGTTCCAGCCTCCACGAGTGTGGTGCCAAAACCCTCGCAGGGTCAAAGTCAGGGGTCAGTGCTGTGAGCAGTGGATCTGTGATGAACCCAAAAGAGGTCGCAAGACAGCAGTGCGACATGCCGTGGAGG CTTTCCCAGCTGAGACCAGGAGCTGGCACAAGAACTGCATCAGTCAGACTACCTCCTGGAGCCCATGCTCTAAGACCTGTGGCCGTGGCCTGTCCTTGAGGATCTCTAACACCAACAACCAATGTGAGCTCGTCAAAGAGTCCCGTCTCTGCAACCTGCGGCCATGTGAGGTTGACATTACCGAACACATCAAG CCAGGCAAGAAGTGCCTGAATATCTACAGGGAAGATCATCCTTCAAACCTGACCATCTCTGGCTGCATCAGCAAGAAGCAGTACAGGCCCAAATACTGTGGAGTCTGCACTGACGAGCGCTGCTGCATCCCTTATAAGTCCAAAACCGTTGATGTGGAATTTGAGTGTCCTAATGGCTCCATATTCACCTGGAAGATGATGTGGATCCAAGCCTGCTTCTGCAACCTCAGCTGCAAAAACCCCAATGACATCTTTGCAGAGCTGGAGAATTACTACGGTTACCCAGAAGTCACGGACTAA